In Cetobacterium sp. ZOR0034, a genomic segment contains:
- the grpE gene encoding nucleotide exchange factor GrpE encodes MTDKDIKDEIIEETVETAENTTESTSQNTEMETLKTELEDWKNSYLRKQAEFQNFTKRKEKEFEDLKAFASEKIVVKVLDIVDNLERAIAASSESKDFDSLVKGVELTLSQMKSTVASEGVEAIETDKASFDPHLHMAVAVEDSADHANDEIIAEFQKGYKMKGKVIRPSMVKVCKK; translated from the coding sequence ATGACAGATAAAGATATAAAAGATGAAATAATTGAAGAAACAGTAGAAACAGCTGAAAACACAACTGAATCTACTTCTCAAAACACTGAAATGGAAACATTAAAAACAGAACTTGAAGATTGGAAAAACTCTTACTTAAGAAAACAAGCTGAATTCCAAAACTTCACAAAAAGAAAAGAAAAAGAGTTTGAAGATTTAAAAGCTTTTGCTTCTGAAAAGATTGTTGTAAAAGTTTTAGATATAGTTGATAACTTAGAAAGAGCTATTGCAGCTTCTTCTGAATCAAAAGATTTCGATTCATTAGTTAAAGGAGTTGAATTAACTCTTTCTCAAATGAAAAGTACTGTTGCTAGTGAAGGTGTAGAAGCAATCGAAACTGATAAAGCATCTTTCGATCCTCATCTACACATGGCAGTAGCTGTAGAAGATTCAGCGGATCATGCTAACGATGAAATAATCGCCGAATTCCAAAAAGGTTATAAAATGAAGGGTAAAGTTATCAGACCCTCAATGGTTAAAGTTTGTAAAAAATAA